Proteins encoded within one genomic window of Episyrphus balteatus chromosome 1, idEpiBalt1.1, whole genome shotgun sequence:
- the LOC129909378 gene encoding activity-regulated cytoskeleton associated protein 2-like, whose protein sequence is MTRTTANSQAAGAGYTGVQHSPPPPPPPHQVGNVINEGQSSSSVAQVPISISLTESQFSSLLGSLNVREGSRSTFSSCNARFGGSNSSKVEDFIETIIVYKNAVSISDHFALTSFPLLLDGYASSWWQGVKHEAKSFDEAIELLRTAFSPPRPDWRIFAEILQDKQKITETTDSFICRKRRLFSQLKKTFPEQTIIDLLFSQISLRIRERLSREDFQTFQDLLNRAREIELSLNENQMSTKPHPVDVPEKSTSSIRCSFCRKKNHSAEVLRSSKKKEK, encoded by the exons aTGACACGAACTACAGCGAACTCACAAGCCGCTGGCGCTGGTTACACTGGTGTGCAACACTCGCCACCTCCACCACCGCCGccaca TCAAGTAGGCAATGTCATAAATGAAGGTCAATCTAGTAGTAGTGTTGCACAAGTTCCAATAAGCATAAGTTTAACTGAAAGCCAATTTTCTAGTCTGTTAGGAAGTCTTAATGTGCGAGAAGGTTCTAGGAGTACATTTAGTTCATGCAATGCAAGGTTTGGCGGAAGCAATAGTTCTAAGGTTGAAGATTTCATTGAAACCATAATCGTTTATAAAAATGCAGTGAGCATTTCAGATCACTTTGCTCTCACTAGTTTTCCTCTTCTACTTGATGGTTATGCTTCATCCTGGTGGCAAGGGGTAAAACATGAAGCAAAATCATTTGATGAAGCAATTGAGTTGCTAAGAACTGCATTCAGTCCTCCAAGACCTGATTGGAGAATATTTGCGGAAATTCTTCAAGATAAGCAAAAGATAACCGAAACTACAGATTCTTTTATTTGTCGAAAGAGAAGGTTGTTTTCTCAACTAAAGAAAACTTTTCCAGAACAAACGATTATTGATCTGCTGTTTTCCCAAATAAGCCTAAGAATAAGAGAAAGACTGTCCAGAGAAGACTTCCAAACATTCCAAGATCTTTTGAATAGGGCAAGAGAAATTGAACTGTCTCTCAACGAAAACCAAATGAGTACCAAACCTCACCCAGTTGATGTTCCTGAAAAATCCACCTCTAGTATTCGGTGTTCTTTTTGTCGAAAGAAGAATCATTCTGCAGAAGTTTTAAGAAGCtcgaaaaagaaagaaaaataa